A stretch of the uncultured Desulfobacter sp. genome encodes the following:
- a CDS encoding potassium channel family protein, translating to MLRVFLENKYTILLCSVLLNVIAAPFFSQSNRPELFFNMTFSLIMLTAVLSVTRDKKMSQAASFVLMLPCLFFVWQAYFYTLEEHMLLASAVLQAMFLSYISLLIILFIFRSPVVTRDVVSAALVVYLFSAMLFAKLYLILELAYPGSFSISHETIRDNPGILKYFSMVTLSTLGYGDLSPVNDKSQTLASMEAIFGQIYLAVLIARLVGMQSVPFSKK from the coding sequence ATGCTGCGTGTTTTTCTAGAAAATAAATACACCATTCTTTTATGCAGTGTACTGCTCAATGTCATTGCCGCCCCGTTTTTTTCACAATCTAATCGTCCTGAACTGTTTTTTAACATGACCTTTTCATTAATTATGCTAACGGCAGTGCTTTCTGTGACAAGGGACAAAAAAATGTCCCAGGCCGCATCCTTTGTCTTGATGCTGCCATGCCTGTTTTTTGTCTGGCAGGCATATTTTTATACCCTTGAAGAACATATGCTCCTAGCCTCTGCCGTGCTCCAGGCTATGTTTTTATCTTACATCTCCCTGCTGATTATTCTATTTATTTTTCGATCACCCGTTGTAACCCGGGACGTGGTCTCGGCAGCCCTTGTGGTTTATCTGTTCTCAGCCATGCTTTTTGCCAAATTGTATCTTATACTGGAATTGGCATATCCGGGATCGTTTTCGATTTCCCATGAAACCATCCGCGACAATCCTGGAATTTTAAAATATTTTTCCATGGTAACCTTGTCGACATTGGGATATGGTGATTTGTCTCCTGTTAACGATAAATCCCAGACCCTGGCGAGCATGGAGGCCATCTTCGGCCAGATTTATCTGGCTGTTCTCATTGCCAGGCTAGTGGGCATGCAGAGCGTACCTTTTTCAAAAAAATAG
- a CDS encoding glycosyl transferase: MGDFHQNGIITILHNLSRKPVEELEFQLSEFSRKRPLGLVLPSLFSELEGPALAHIVEELAKVTYLDQIVIGLDRANEEQYRHTLKFFSRLPQHHRILWNDGPRLRAIDKKLTQLDLAPTEAGKGRNVWYCFGYVLASNLVDAVALHDCDILTYERSLLARLIYPVAHPEFAYKFCKGYYARFTESKVNGRVSRLLVSPLLSALKKICSSSDSLDYLESFRYPLAGEFSMRTDVLEELRMPTDWGLEVGILYEMKRNYSLNRICQVDIADTYDHKHQPLSFDDADAGLSKMSIDIAKAIFKKLATEGEIFTAETFRTIKATYYRQALDFVEIYHNDALMNGLTLDRHKEEQAVELFAENILAAGNSFLEGPHTTPFIPAWNRVKSAFPEIMDDLKDAVEKDYEQYHP, from the coding sequence ATGGGCGATTTTCATCAAAACGGTATTATCACCATCTTGCACAACCTCTCCAGGAAGCCGGTGGAAGAGCTGGAATTCCAGCTCAGTGAATTTTCAAGAAAACGGCCGCTGGGCCTGGTGCTGCCCTCTCTTTTTTCCGAGCTTGAAGGCCCTGCCCTGGCCCATATTGTGGAAGAACTGGCCAAGGTCACTTATCTGGATCAAATTGTCATCGGGCTGGATCGGGCCAATGAAGAACAGTACCGGCACACCCTTAAATTTTTTTCCCGCCTGCCCCAACACCACCGTATTCTCTGGAACGATGGGCCACGATTACGCGCCATAGACAAAAAACTGACACAGCTGGATCTGGCACCCACGGAAGCAGGCAAGGGCAGAAACGTATGGTATTGCTTTGGATATGTTCTGGCATCGAACCTGGTGGATGCCGTGGCGTTGCATGACTGCGATATCTTGACCTATGAGCGTTCCCTGCTGGCCCGTCTGATCTATCCTGTGGCCCATCCCGAATTTGCCTATAAATTCTGCAAAGGGTATTATGCCCGATTTACCGAATCCAAGGTCAATGGGCGGGTGAGCCGGCTTCTGGTATCGCCTTTGTTATCCGCTTTGAAAAAAATCTGTTCATCATCCGACTCTTTAGATTATCTGGAGAGCTTCAGATATCCTCTAGCCGGAGAATTTTCCATGCGAACGGATGTGCTTGAAGAGTTACGGATGCCAACGGACTGGGGGCTTGAGGTAGGTATTTTGTACGAAATGAAACGCAACTACAGCCTAAACCGCATTTGTCAGGTGGACATTGCCGACACTTACGACCACAAGCATCAGCCATTAAGCTTTGATGATGCGGATGCAGGGCTCTCCAAAATGAGTATTGACATTGCCAAGGCCATCTTTAAAAAGCTGGCCACAGAAGGTGAAATTTTTACCGCTGAAACCTTCCGGACCATTAAGGCCACCTACTACCGGCAGGCCCTGGATTTTGTGGAAATCTACCATAATGACGCTTTGATGAACGGATTGACCCTGGACCGCCACAAGGAAGAACAGGCTGTGGAGCTGTTTGCCGAAAACATCCTGGCCGCGGGGAACAGTTTCCTTGAAGGTCCCCATACAACGCCGTTTATCCCGGCCTGGAACCGGGTGAAATCCGCTTTTCCCGAAATTATGGATGACTTAAAAGACGCGGTTGAAAAAGACTATGAACAATACCACCCTTAA
- the cysS gene encoding cysteine--tRNA ligase — MSLRIYNTLSGKKEEFVPIKANKAGMYVCGPTVYDTSHIGHARSVVVFDMVYRWLMQLGYEVTYVRNFTDVDDKIIKKSNETGDSCTAITTKYIDEFYNEMDALNVLRPTIAPKATEHIDHIVRFVQRLIDLGKAYHVEGGDVYFSISSFKEYGKLSHRNPDDMQAGARIAVDEKKRSPLDFTLWKPAKPGEPSWDSPWGKGRPGWHIECSAMSYEYLGDSFDIHGGGKDLIFPHHENEIAQSEASFGVPFVKYWIHNGFVDINNEKMSKSLGNFTMIKEVLADYSPEVIRMFLLSKHYRSPIDYSENSMREVSVGLDRIYAFLERLDKAGITPEIIGEEHGALWGKIVDALNDDFNSAKAMAEVFDVVKTGNKLLDDAGDAPGEGDKKLLAGIYADIRAASKILGIFMLSADDYFADKKDKAMADQDVDPTVIDGLIAERAAARKSKDFARADEIRDQLQAMKIVLEDGPQGTTWRIE; from the coding sequence ATGAGTTTACGGATTTATAATACCCTGAGCGGGAAAAAAGAAGAATTTGTTCCAATTAAAGCCAATAAAGCCGGGATGTATGTGTGCGGTCCCACTGTATACGATACCAGTCATATCGGCCATGCCAGATCTGTGGTGGTGTTTGACATGGTGTACCGGTGGCTTATGCAGCTTGGGTATGAGGTGACCTATGTGCGTAATTTTACGGATGTGGATGATAAGATTATCAAAAAATCCAATGAGACCGGCGATTCCTGTACTGCCATCACCACAAAATATATTGACGAATTTTACAATGAGATGGACGCGCTTAATGTGCTTCGGCCCACCATCGCACCCAAAGCTACCGAACACATTGATCACATTGTCCGTTTTGTCCAGCGCTTGATTGATCTGGGTAAGGCCTATCATGTGGAAGGCGGAGATGTTTATTTTTCCATTTCATCTTTTAAAGAATACGGAAAATTGTCCCACCGCAATCCCGATGATATGCAGGCCGGTGCCCGGATTGCCGTGGACGAGAAAAAGAGAAGCCCTTTGGATTTCACGTTGTGGAAACCGGCCAAACCCGGCGAGCCTTCCTGGGACAGCCCATGGGGAAAAGGTCGGCCTGGCTGGCACATTGAATGTTCAGCCATGAGTTATGAATATCTTGGGGATAGCTTTGATATCCATGGCGGGGGTAAGGATCTGATTTTCCCCCACCATGAAAACGAGATTGCCCAGAGCGAGGCGTCCTTTGGTGTGCCCTTTGTCAAATACTGGATACACAATGGTTTTGTGGACATTAACAATGAAAAGATGTCCAAGTCCCTGGGTAACTTCACCATGATCAAGGAGGTGCTGGCCGACTACAGTCCCGAAGTTATCCGTATGTTTCTGTTGTCCAAGCATTACCGCTCGCCCATTGATTACAGTGAAAACAGTATGCGCGAGGTGTCTGTGGGGCTTGATCGTATTTATGCTTTCCTGGAGCGTCTGGATAAGGCAGGCATTACCCCGGAAATTATCGGGGAAGAACATGGCGCCTTGTGGGGAAAGATTGTTGATGCGTTGAACGATGATTTCAACTCCGCAAAAGCCATGGCCGAAGTATTTGATGTGGTTAAGACCGGTAATAAGCTGCTGGATGATGCCGGTGATGCGCCCGGAGAGGGTGACAAAAAACTACTGGCCGGCATCTATGCGGATATCAGGGCCGCCTCAAAAATTTTGGGCATTTTTATGTTGTCGGCGGATGACTATTTTGCCGATAAAAAAGACAAAGCTATGGCTGACCAGGATGTAGATCCTACCGTGATTGATGGGCTTATTGCTGAGCGGGCTGCTGCCCGAAAATCTAAAGATTTTGCCCGGGCCGATGAAATCCGGGATCAGCTTCAGGCAATGAAAATTGTCTTGGAGGATGGGCCCCAGGGCACCACCTGGCGTATTGAATAA
- a CDS encoding HAD-IIB family hydrolase — protein sequence MTEMPHSGKALVFTDLDGTLLDHDTYGFEPALPALVMLAQKKIPVILNSSKTLVEIVKIRSALGNCHPFIAENGSVVAVPEQTFPGLAQKNSLFQQQSGLLVKRLGGDRNTVLAILNRLRQTHGFSFEGFADMKPARLSQVTGLTEAQAIQAGQRLSTEPILWKGSPEQWEAFTGHLADAGLGWVQGGRFISISRPFDKKDGVACLLKLYTADTGRAPLTIGLGDSPNDQAMLNMMDIAVVIRSARCDQITLNQPHTVIRTTAKGPEGWQEAMDAIFNT from the coding sequence ATGACTGAAATGCCACACAGCGGTAAAGCACTCGTATTCACAGATCTTGACGGCACCCTTCTGGACCATGACACCTATGGTTTTGAACCGGCGTTGCCCGCCCTGGTCATGCTTGCCCAAAAAAAAATCCCTGTCATCCTTAATTCCAGCAAAACTCTGGTTGAAATAGTTAAAATTCGCAGCGCCCTTGGCAATTGCCACCCTTTTATCGCAGAAAACGGCTCTGTGGTGGCCGTACCAGAACAGACATTTCCCGGCCTGGCCCAAAAAAATTCTTTATTTCAACAGCAATCAGGGCTCCTGGTTAAACGGCTTGGGGGCGACAGAAACACGGTTTTAGCCATACTAAATCGTTTACGGCAGACACATGGCTTTTCCTTTGAAGGCTTTGCCGATATGAAGCCGGCCCGGCTTTCACAGGTCACGGGACTAACAGAAGCGCAGGCCATACAAGCAGGGCAGCGCCTAAGCACTGAACCCATTCTTTGGAAGGGATCCCCCGAACAATGGGAGGCGTTTACCGGACATCTCGCAGACGCCGGCCTTGGCTGGGTCCAGGGCGGACGGTTTATCTCCATATCCCGACCCTTTGATAAAAAGGACGGGGTGGCCTGCCTACTGAAACTTTATACCGCAGATACGGGCAGGGCACCCCTCACCATAGGCCTTGGCGACAGCCCCAATGACCAGGCGATGCTGAATATGATGGACATTGCGGTTGTCATCCGTTCAGCCCGCTGTGATCAAATTACGTTAAATCAACCCCACACCGTTATCCGCACCACAGCAAAAGGGCCTGAAGGGTGGCAGGAGGCCATGGACGCGATTTTCAACACATAA
- a CDS encoding CGGC domain-containing protein → MTKVGLIRCEKNETRCPLTNCFKTMMETTQGFAGYDACTPAGVFTCRCPGDNVADMAKILKSKGAQAIHLCTCSFASKTEDGWDKTKGGFCSDIEKIAANISQASGLPCTLGTAHLPKDYSPITFE, encoded by the coding sequence ATGACAAAAGTCGGACTAATCCGGTGCGAAAAAAATGAAACCAGATGTCCTTTGACCAATTGTTTTAAGACAATGATGGAGACCACCCAGGGATTTGCCGGTTATGATGCCTGCACACCGGCAGGTGTTTTTACCTGCCGGTGCCCCGGAGACAATGTGGCGGACATGGCAAAAATTTTAAAGTCCAAAGGGGCCCAGGCGATTCATTTGTGCACTTGCTCATTTGCGTCCAAAACCGAAGACGGATGGGATAAGACCAAAGGTGGGTTTTGTTCGGATATTGAAAAGATCGCAGCCAATATTTCCCAGGCCTCAGGCCTGCCCTGTACTCTGGGCACGGCCCATTTGCCCAAGGATTATTCTCCGATTACCTTTGAGTAA
- the ispF gene encoding 2-C-methyl-D-erythritol 2,4-cyclodiphosphate synthase, whose product MQIRVGTGTDVHELVVGPKLVIGGVEIEHSMGLKGHSDADVLLHAVCDALLGAAGLGDIGEHFPDTDPAYKGMDSTRFLNICNGKIQDKGFMVGNLDCTIFAQAPKMSPHKKAMADCIARVLELSPDCVNIKATTTEHLGFIGRKEGIAAQATVLLYKNES is encoded by the coding sequence ATGCAGATAAGGGTGGGTACAGGAACCGATGTCCATGAGTTGGTTGTCGGCCCTAAGCTGGTTATCGGCGGGGTTGAGATCGAACATTCCATGGGGTTAAAAGGACATTCGGATGCGGATGTCTTACTGCATGCCGTTTGTGATGCCCTTTTAGGGGCTGCGGGCTTGGGGGACATCGGAGAGCATTTTCCGGATACGGATCCGGCATACAAAGGAATGGATTCCACCCGGTTTCTGAATATATGCAACGGGAAAATTCAGGATAAAGGATTTATGGTCGGCAATCTTGATTGCACCATCTTTGCCCAGGCCCCGAAAATGAGTCCCCATAAAAAGGCCATGGCCGATTGTATCGCCCGGGTTCTGGAATTGTCTCCGGATTGTGTGAACATCAAGGCCACCACTACCGAGCATTTGGGCTTTATCGGCAGAAAAGAGGGCATTGCGGCCCAGGCCACGGTACTGCTGTATAAAAATGAAAGTTAA
- a CDS encoding NifB/NifX family molybdenum-iron cluster-binding protein yields MKVAISAYGQDLDAEINPRFGRCDFLLIVDTDTMAYESFANESMNLTGGAGIQTASFVISKGVQAVLTGSCGPNAMEVFNSADVAVYPGQAGTVAQAVTRLKNNELTSVTQATAEEKSGMNPASAPQRPMNDSNFQPPGMGAGRGMGGGGGRGMGGGGRGMGGCGRGMGGGGGRGMGGGRGMGGGSGMGRRR; encoded by the coding sequence ATGAAAGTCGCAATCAGCGCATATGGTCAGGACTTGGATGCTGAGATCAATCCCAGGTTCGGCAGGTGTGATTTTCTTTTGATCGTTGATACGGATACCATGGCTTATGAAAGCTTTGCCAATGAGAGTATGAATTTGACGGGAGGCGCCGGTATTCAGACAGCCTCCTTTGTGATTTCCAAAGGTGTTCAGGCCGTTTTAACCGGCAGTTGCGGTCCCAATGCCATGGAGGTGTTTAATTCCGCAGACGTGGCTGTGTATCCGGGGCAGGCAGGTACCGTGGCCCAGGCCGTGACCCGGCTGAAAAACAATGAATTGACAAGTGTAACCCAGGCAACAGCCGAAGAAAAGTCCGGCATGAACCCGGCATCTGCTCCCCAAAGACCCATGAATGACTCTAATTTTCAACCTCCCGGTATGGGTGCCGGTAGAGGTATGGGAGGTGGCGGCGGTCGGGGCATGGGCGGCGGTGGTCGAGGTATGGGTGGCTGCGGCCGTGGCATGGGTGGCGGCGGCGGGCGCGGTATGGGCGGTGGCCGAGGCATGGGCGGCGGTAGCGGCATGGGGCGACGGCGTTAG
- a CDS encoding ABC transporter ATP-binding protein/permease, whose product MTPSDISGLSRLDLNLWKEYLDIAQEFWLPQSLKSRTRFIVMLCLLMAFVASVLFLFVATATIATHTFAPEFVTKTAPGLMDWIQGIIHSSLIWVLAAGFIVPALIFSLYSKKLKGFFLPWGILGILLLLSFTVSGLNVVLSYVGRFFQTALAQKDQPTFWRFLYVYASVFVIGTPIVVIYSYIRKKLGLFWREWITTSFIDNYLKNRAYYALTTNKEIDNPDQRLAEDLREFTVTSLSFLLIILGAIIDLVAFTGILWSISRLLSGILFVYAFCGTLITIFIGKRLVGLNYNQLRKEADFRYGLIHIRDNAESIAFYQGEKGEKEQIFKRFKAVLKNFNFLIGWQRNLDFFTTGYNYLVIILPAMIVAPMYFAGKVEFGEISQASFAFGQVLGAFSIIVQYFDSISAFAAGINRVSTFKDKLFTASGSKTSGDDKNRTRIQRVAKETIRVQDLTLQTPDYKRTLIQNLSIDLDRGKSILIMGHSGAGKSSLLRGIAGLWASGSGTIEHPPVDKVMFLPQKPYMVLGSLREQLQYPSGHHLDDTQIKAVMERVNLTDLYQKLQRAAGNNSFIDAENNWEETLSQGEQQRLAFARLLTTKPEFAILDEATSALDVDNEKALYNILSQLNITYISVGHRPTLKAYHDKILFISGDGGWEINEASTN is encoded by the coding sequence ATGACGCCCAGTGACATCTCCGGTCTCTCAAGACTGGATCTTAACTTATGGAAGGAATACCTGGATATTGCCCAGGAATTCTGGCTGCCCCAAAGCCTTAAGAGCCGGACACGGTTTATTGTAATGTTGTGTCTTTTGATGGCCTTTGTCGCATCTGTTCTGTTTTTGTTTGTTGCCACCGCCACAATCGCCACCCATACCTTTGCACCCGAGTTTGTTACCAAAACGGCTCCGGGCCTGATGGACTGGATCCAGGGCATTATCCATTCCAGCCTGATCTGGGTTCTGGCTGCCGGTTTTATAGTGCCGGCCCTGATCTTTTCCCTCTACTCCAAAAAACTGAAAGGGTTCTTTCTGCCCTGGGGCATCCTTGGGATTCTTCTTTTACTTTCATTCACGGTGTCAGGACTCAATGTGGTCCTCAGCTATGTGGGTCGTTTTTTCCAAACCGCCCTGGCCCAGAAGGATCAGCCCACATTCTGGCGCTTTCTCTACGTGTATGCCTCGGTATTTGTAATCGGCACCCCCATTGTGGTGATTTACTCATACATCAGGAAAAAACTCGGGCTGTTCTGGCGGGAGTGGATCACCACCAGTTTCATTGACAATTATCTTAAAAACCGTGCCTACTATGCCTTGACCACCAACAAGGAAATTGACAACCCGGACCAGCGACTGGCTGAGGATTTGAGAGAGTTCACGGTGACCAGTTTAAGTTTTTTGCTTATCATTTTAGGCGCCATCATTGACCTTGTGGCCTTTACCGGCATTTTGTGGTCCATTTCCAGGCTATTGTCGGGCATACTGTTTGTATATGCCTTTTGCGGAACCCTTATTACCATATTCATAGGAAAGCGCCTGGTGGGGCTCAACTACAACCAGTTGCGCAAGGAAGCCGATTTCAGGTACGGCCTGATCCATATCCGGGACAATGCCGAGTCCATTGCCTTTTATCAGGGCGAAAAAGGGGAAAAGGAACAGATCTTCAAGCGATTTAAAGCGGTGCTGAAAAACTTTAATTTTCTCATTGGCTGGCAGCGGAACCTTGATTTTTTTACCACCGGCTACAATTACCTGGTCATTATCCTGCCTGCCATGATTGTGGCACCCATGTATTTTGCCGGCAAGGTGGAATTCGGTGAAATATCCCAGGCCTCATTTGCCTTTGGCCAGGTATTGGGTGCCTTTTCCATCATTGTCCAGTATTTTGACAGTATCAGTGCCTTTGCCGCCGGCATCAACCGTGTTTCTACATTTAAAGACAAACTGTTCACGGCATCCGGCTCCAAAACGTCGGGCGATGACAAAAATCGGACTCGAATTCAACGTGTGGCCAAAGAGACGATCCGGGTGCAAGACCTCACCTTGCAAACCCCTGATTATAAACGCACCCTGATCCAAAATCTGAGTATTGACCTTGATAGGGGTAAAAGCATCCTGATCATGGGTCATTCCGGTGCGGGAAAAAGTTCTCTGCTGCGGGGTATTGCCGGGCTCTGGGCGTCGGGTTCCGGAACCATTGAACACCCACCGGTGGACAAGGTCATGTTCCTGCCCCAGAAACCCTATATGGTGCTGGGAAGTCTACGGGAACAGCTCCAATATCCCAGCGGGCATCACCTAGACGACACTCAGATCAAAGCGGTCATGGAGAGGGTCAATCTCACGGACCTGTATCAAAAATTGCAGCGTGCTGCCGGGAACAACTCTTTTATTGACGCGGAAAATAACTGGGAAGAGACGCTTTCCCAGGGCGAACAGCAACGGTTGGCCTTTGCCAGGCTTTTGACAACGAAACCCGAGTTTGCCATTTTGGATGAAGCCACCTCCGCTTTGGACGTAGACAATGAGAAGGCTTTGTACAACATCTTATCCCAACTTAACATCACCTATATCAGCGTGGGCCACCGTCCTACGTTAAAAGCCTATCATGATAAAATTCTGTTCATAAGCGGTGACGGTGGATGGGAAATCAATGAAGCGTCAACCAACTAG
- a CDS encoding sugar phosphorylase produces MNNTTLKAPACLFDKVKAHLEIIYPGQDADALTRKAIAFFEPIHATLDDGCVSAIPLWSEKDIALLTYGNSLVEEETLPLETLDQFLKKYTQDRFSIVHILPFFPYSSDDGFAVMDYYTVNPSLGDWKDIRKIAGHCRLMADLVVNHTSSRSRWFENFKKSIHPGKDYYVTVDPQSDLSQVIRPRTTPLLREVATPDGPRHVWCTFGHDQVDLNFKNPDVLMEFLAIIRHYLDNGVEVFRLDAVAFLWKEVCTTCLHLGQTHKIVKLMRTLIQAHNPRAIIITETNVPARENLSYFGIGDEAQIIYNFPLPPFLLNTMITGNSKGITDWLKTMPDTMESTTCLNFIASHDGIGLRPVEDYFSRQEMTQLIDLMKAFGGKISTRALNDHKDNPYEINISLWDAMKGTIHCRETNFQIERFICAHTIMLGLKGIPAMYIHSLLGTENDYERRENLQSNRAVNRHIWNYPDLCDKLADPDDHHHQVFSTLCALVDKRKLQQAFHPDAGQITFNINRKIVAFQRRPDNESNAPALFCIHNITNQAVTIPPNDLPEPWRQAGGVDLISESPIQLDTNLNLTPYQSMWIKKTATPKS; encoded by the coding sequence ATGAACAATACCACCCTTAAAGCACCGGCCTGCCTGTTTGACAAGGTTAAAGCCCACCTTGAAATCATTTACCCCGGGCAAGACGCAGATGCCCTGACCCGAAAGGCCATTGCCTTTTTCGAGCCAATCCACGCAACCCTTGATGACGGCTGTGTTTCCGCTATCCCCCTATGGTCTGAAAAGGACATTGCCCTGCTCACCTATGGCAATTCCCTTGTGGAAGAAGAGACGCTACCCTTAGAAACACTTGACCAATTTCTAAAAAAGTATACCCAAGACCGGTTCTCCATTGTCCATATCCTGCCCTTTTTCCCCTATTCCTCGGATGACGGGTTTGCGGTCATGGACTACTACACGGTAAACCCGAGCCTGGGGGATTGGAAGGACATCCGCAAAATTGCCGGACACTGCCGGCTAATGGCCGATCTTGTGGTCAATCATACATCATCTCGTAGCAGATGGTTTGAAAACTTTAAAAAAAGCATTCACCCGGGAAAGGATTATTATGTGACTGTGGACCCACAAAGTGACCTGTCACAGGTGATCCGGCCCCGGACGACGCCCCTGCTCCGGGAGGTGGCCACACCGGATGGCCCCCGACACGTTTGGTGTACCTTCGGCCATGATCAGGTGGACCTGAATTTTAAAAACCCGGACGTCCTCATGGAATTTTTAGCGATTATCCGCCATTACCTGGATAACGGGGTAGAGGTGTTCCGGCTGGACGCTGTGGCCTTTCTATGGAAAGAGGTCTGCACCACCTGCCTGCATTTAGGCCAGACCCATAAAATCGTCAAACTTATGCGCACCCTGATCCAGGCCCACAACCCCAGGGCCATAATTATCACGGAGACCAATGTGCCGGCCCGGGAAAACCTCTCCTATTTCGGCATAGGCGACGAAGCGCAGATAATATACAATTTTCCGCTGCCGCCATTTTTGCTCAACACCATGATCACAGGCAACAGCAAAGGTATAACGGATTGGCTGAAAACCATGCCGGACACCATGGAAAGCACCACTTGCCTGAACTTTATCGCCTCCCACGACGGTATTGGTCTGCGGCCCGTGGAGGACTATTTTTCCCGCCAGGAGATGACACAACTCATTGATCTGATGAAGGCATTTGGCGGCAAAATTTCCACCCGCGCGCTCAACGACCACAAGGACAACCCGTATGAAATCAATATCAGTCTTTGGGATGCCATGAAAGGAACGATTCACTGCCGGGAAACTAATTTTCAGATAGAACGGTTTATCTGCGCACACACCATCATGCTGGGCCTTAAAGGCATCCCGGCCATGTATATCCATAGCCTGTTGGGGACGGAAAATGATTATGAGCGCAGGGAAAATCTGCAATCCAACCGCGCTGTCAATCGACATATCTGGAATTATCCGGATCTGTGTGACAAACTGGCTGATCCCGACGACCACCACCATCAAGTGTTTTCCACCCTTTGCGCACTTGTGGACAAAAGAAAGCTGCAACAAGCCTTTCACCCGGATGCCGGGCAGATCACCTTTAACATAAACAGAAAAATTGTGGCATTCCAGCGCAGGCCGGATAACGAAAGCAACGCCCCTGCCCTATTCTGCATTCACAACATCACGAACCAGGCCGTCACCATTCCCCCAAACGACCTGCCCGAACCGTGGCGGCAGGCAGGTGGTGTGGATCTAATATCAGAAAGCCCGATTCAGCTCGATACAAATTTGAATCTTACCCCTTACCAATCCATGTGGATTAAAAAAACTGCAACCCCAAAATCTTAA